TCCGCTGTTGGCTGACAACGCCGAATGGAAGGATTACCGCGCGATTTCCCCGGAACTCAACCCCGCGCCGTCGGTGATCTGGACGCGTCTGGGCGAAACCGATACCCAGGCCAAACTCGATGCTATCGTCAAGGATTGGCACCGCAGCGGCTTCCTGATTGAAGCGGAAAAACGCCATCACATAGCGCCTGCCTCGCCAGCGTTGGTGGAGTTGCACGACAAATTCAAAGGCTGAGGTCTGTAGACGCAAGCCACGCGCCTACAGGTCTCTCCAGTCAAGGAATCTCCATGAACACATTCTTCGCCCGCAACACCCTGACCGCTCTGGGGCTGGTGCTTTGCGCTGGCCTGGCCCACGCCGATGCAACCCTGGACAAGATCCAGCAGCGTCATAAAGTCAGCATCGGCGTGATTCTCAGCGGTCCGCCGTTCGGCACCATCGACCCGAAAACCGGGGAGCATCTGGGCTACAACGTCGAGCTGGCCAAAGGCATTGCCAAGCAACTGGGCGTCGAACTGGAAACTGTTTCGGTACTGGCGCCCAATCGCGTGCAGTTCCTGCAACAGGGCAAGGTTGATCTGCTGATCGCCAACATGCAGTACACCGACGAGCGCGCGCAGATTCTCGATTACGCGCCGACACCTTATGAAGAAGTCGGCGGCGCCGCATTGATCCGCAAAGGCGCCGGCATCACCCAGTGGGCAGACCTCAAAGGCAAGCCGGTGTGCGTGTCCCAGGGCAGCAACTTCATCAAGCCGTTGCAGGAAACCTACGGCGCCGAGATCAAGGCATTCCGCAGCCAGTCCGAGTCGCTGTTGTCGTTGCGCGGCAATGGCTGCGTAGCGGCGGTGCACGTCAGCCCGACCATGCACGCGTTGCTCGACGATGCCGATTGGTCCGGCTACGAAACGCCGCTGCCGAGCGACCTGATCCCGTCCAATTCAGTGATCTGGGTACGCAAGGGCGAACACGACGTGCAGGCCAGACTCGACGCGATCATTCGCGACTGGCATCGCAGCGGCTGGTTGATCGACGTCGGTCAGCGTACCGGCATGGCCCCGTCCCAGGCCTTGCGTGAGCTGCACGAGAAGTACAAAAGCGCTGCGCCTCTGGCCGTAACGCCATGAGTGCAGCCCTGTTCCAGGCCTTGCAACAGCTGTTGGGCGCCAACCACGTGCAGGACAGTGAGCAGGCCAGCCCGTTCTTGACCGACAAACAAGGCACGTATGTTGGTCGGGTCATCGCGGCCGTGCATCCGGCCAACACCGAAGAAGTCGCCGCCGTGGTGCGCTTGTGCGTCGCCCATGGGGCGCCGATTGTGGTGCAGGGCGGCAACACCGGTTTGATGGGCGCGGCAACGCCGGACGGCAGCGGCACTTCGGTGTTGTTGTTGCTGGATCGCTTGAATCGCGTGCGCGCGGTTGATACCGACAACGACACGCTGACTGTCGAAGCGGGCTGCATCCTGCAAAACCTGCAGGACGTGGCGCGTGACGCCGGGCGGCTGTTTCCGTTGAGCCTGGGCGCGGAGGGCAGTTGCACCATTGGCGGCAACCTCGGCACCAACGCCGGCGGCACTGCGGTGCTGCGTTACGGCAACACGCGGGAGTTGACCCTCGGCCTGGAAGTGGTCACTGCCGAAGGCGAAATCTGGGATGGCCTGCGCGGTTTGCGCAAGGACAATACCGGTTACGACCTGCGCGATCTGTACATTGGCAGCGAAGGCACGCTGGGCATTATCACGGCGGCAACCCTCAAGCTGTTTCCGCTGCCCAAGGCGCAAGCCACGGCCTTGCTGGCGTTCGATTCCCTGGCGCAGGCGGTGGATTTGCTGTCCCACGCCCGGGCCGGATTTGGCGCGAGCCTGACTGCGTTCGAATTGTTGACCGCTGACTGCCTGGCGTTGCTGCGTGAACAGTTTCCCGACGGGCCGCAGCCATTCCTGGATGCGCCGCAGCCCTGGTTCGCGCTGCTGGAACTCTCGGACAATCACAGCGAAGCCCATGC
This genomic window from Pseudomonas sp. G.S.17 contains:
- a CDS encoding transporter substrate-binding domain-containing protein, whose translation is MNTFFARNTLTALGLVLCAGLAHADATLDKIQQRHKVSIGVILSGPPFGTIDPKTGEHLGYNVELAKGIAKQLGVELETVSVLAPNRVQFLQQGKVDLLIANMQYTDERAQILDYAPTPYEEVGGAALIRKGAGITQWADLKGKPVCVSQGSNFIKPLQETYGAEIKAFRSQSESLLSLRGNGCVAAVHVSPTMHALLDDADWSGYETPLPSDLIPSNSVIWVRKGEHDVQARLDAIIRDWHRSGWLIDVGQRTGMAPSQALRELHEKYKSAAPLAVTP
- a CDS encoding FAD-binding oxidoreductase, whose amino-acid sequence is MSAALFQALQQLLGANHVQDSEQASPFLTDKQGTYVGRVIAAVHPANTEEVAAVVRLCVAHGAPIVVQGGNTGLMGAATPDGSGTSVLLLLDRLNRVRAVDTDNDTLTVEAGCILQNLQDVARDAGRLFPLSLGAEGSCTIGGNLGTNAGGTAVLRYGNTRELTLGLEVVTAEGEIWDGLRGLRKDNTGYDLRDLYIGSEGTLGIITAATLKLFPLPKAQATALLAFDSLAQAVDLLSHARAGFGASLTAFELLTADCLALLREQFPDGPQPFLDAPQPWFALLELSDNHSEAHARQTFEEVLGEAFESGLLADALIAESLAQSEALWLLRENMSDAQQRAGRNMKHDISVPISRIVDFVAHTDALLQEHFPGVRNFTFGHLGDGNLHYNVAHPLDSSVEAHMQNYVALSELVHDSAHAHGGSISAEHGIGQRKLAMLPRYKSPVELDLMRRIKRALDPQNLLNPGKVFALDDDGESL